In one Thermoanaerobaculia bacterium genomic region, the following are encoded:
- a CDS encoding SpoIIE family protein phosphatase — translation MTRAGDGAAALVPRIREILTAIGEDPGDEETLLARIGDAVAASPEGGSTAAWVAARLLGRVLKETRFELKERVLELESLYDLGLSIGGQLDLDRLADEILLRSISLTNSRSGALHLFDGDRPILSRSFGGALLSGDEAIRLDLGAEGAINNEAGTLPISGVWLSECQKCLVVPIQSETRRLGVLAVADKETRDGTIRDFFPSDARLLALFASQAATAIETARLHREALEKERMERELELAAAIQREILPQEVPEFPGLELAAENRSTRQVGGDYYDFFPLAGDRFAFVVADVSGKGVPAALLVSTLASAIHLQIEDARTPVELVERVHRHLRRFSRARKFATLFLGVFHTRTGELQYVSAGHNPALLARADGSLEWLPATGRPVGIFADSVWEEARATIRPGDRLCVYTDGITEAQNPMQEEFGTERLAAYFSRVAGLPVREAASKLFGEVLLFADAAPQYDDQTLLLLARSEKEA, via the coding sequence ATGACGCGCGCCGGAGACGGCGCGGCGGCCCTGGTCCCGCGGATCCGCGAGATCCTGACGGCGATCGGCGAGGATCCGGGCGACGAGGAGACGCTGCTCGCGAGGATCGGGGACGCCGTCGCGGCATCTCCGGAAGGCGGATCGACCGCGGCCTGGGTCGCCGCCCGGCTCCTGGGCCGGGTGCTGAAGGAAACCCGATTCGAGCTCAAGGAGCGGGTCCTCGAGCTCGAATCGCTCTACGACCTCGGGCTCTCGATCGGCGGGCAGCTCGACCTCGACCGGCTCGCCGACGAGATCCTCCTGCGGTCCATCTCGCTCACGAACTCCCGCTCGGGCGCGCTCCACCTGTTCGACGGCGACCGACCGATCCTCTCCCGTTCGTTCGGCGGGGCGCTGCTGTCGGGTGACGAGGCGATCCGTCTCGACCTCGGCGCGGAGGGGGCGATCAACAACGAGGCGGGCACGCTCCCCATCTCGGGGGTCTGGCTCTCCGAATGCCAGAAATGCCTCGTCGTGCCCATCCAGTCGGAAACCCGGCGGCTCGGGGTGCTCGCCGTCGCCGACAAGGAGACGCGCGACGGGACGATCCGGGACTTCTTTCCCTCCGACGCCCGGCTCCTCGCGCTCTTCGCCAGCCAGGCCGCGACGGCGATCGAGACCGCGCGGCTGCACCGCGAAGCGCTGGAGAAGGAGCGCATGGAACGGGAACTCGAGCTCGCGGCCGCGATCCAGCGGGAGATCCTCCCGCAGGAAGTCCCGGAGTTCCCCGGTCTCGAGCTCGCGGCCGAGAACCGTTCGACGCGGCAGGTCGGCGGCGACTACTACGACTTCTTTCCGCTCGCCGGCGATCGCTTCGCGTTCGTCGTGGCGGACGTGTCGGGGAAGGGCGTCCCGGCAGCGCTCCTCGTGTCGACGCTCGCCTCGGCGATCCACCTGCAGATCGAGGACGCGCGGACGCCCGTCGAGCTCGTCGAGCGCGTCCACCGGCATCTCCGCCGCTTCTCGCGTGCCCGGAAGTTCGCGACCCTGTTCCTGGGCGTGTTCCACACCCGGACGGGAGAGCTCCAGTACGTCTCCGCCGGGCACAACCCCGCGCTCCTCGCGCGCGCCGACGGCTCCCTCGAATGGCTGCCGGCGACCGGCCGCCCCGTCGGCATCTTCGCCGACTCGGTCTGGGAGGAGGCCCGGGCGACGATTCGCCCCGGCGACCGGCTCTGCGTCTACACGGACGGGATCACCGAAGCGCAGAATCCGATGCAGGAGGAATTCGGCACCGAACGCCTCGCCGCCTACTTTTCGCGCGTGGCCGGCCTTCCGGTCCGCGAAGCCGCCTCGAAGCTCTTCGGCGAGGTGCTGCTCTTCGCGGATGCCGCGCCCCAGTACGACGACCAGACGCTCCTGCTTCTCGCGCGCAGCGAGAAGGAGGCGTGA
- a CDS encoding STAS domain-containing protein, which translates to MNESCRVETVRDGDLAVVRTDGYINREGGEEIERCIQLLIDGGVSRIVLNLEKTKIVNSIGISILIEVLEKMMERKGALAFCRLTPTIDKTFRIMGLAQYAGIHATEEEARSALSAPA; encoded by the coding sequence ATGAACGAATCGTGCCGCGTCGAAACCGTCCGCGACGGGGACCTCGCCGTCGTCCGGACCGACGGATACATCAACCGCGAGGGGGGCGAGGAGATCGAGCGCTGCATCCAGCTGCTGATCGACGGCGGGGTCTCCCGGATCGTCCTGAACCTCGAAAAGACGAAGATCGTGAACTCGATCGGAATTTCGATCCTGATCGAGGTGCTCGAGAAGATGATGGAGCGCAAGGGCGCACTCGCCTTCTGCCGCCTCACGCCGACGATCGACAAGACGTTCCGGATCATGGGGCTCGCCCAGTACGCCGGGATCCACGCCACCGAGGAGGAGGCCCGCTCCGCGCTTTCGGCGCCCGCATGA
- a CDS encoding ATP-binding protein, whose product MDAPLMAKEVCLSIPSTPGMELAATAQAEALGEAMRLSRDKIDEVKFALVEACINAFEHAGQSAGHVDLRFRVSRRPGGSEMLEVTVADRGKGFDPARVEPPELERKLGGGGNKRGWGLKFIQSLMDEVEIRSTANGTTIVMRKYK is encoded by the coding sequence GTGGACGCGCCCCTGATGGCGAAAGAGGTGTGCCTCTCGATCCCGTCGACGCCGGGGATGGAGCTCGCCGCGACCGCTCAGGCCGAGGCGCTCGGCGAGGCCATGCGGCTCAGTCGGGATAAGATCGACGAGGTCAAGTTCGCTCTGGTCGAGGCGTGCATCAACGCGTTCGAGCACGCCGGACAGAGCGCGGGTCACGTGGACCTGCGATTTCGCGTCTCGCGCCGGCCGGGAGGCTCCGAGATGCTGGAGGTCACGGTGGCGGATCGCGGGAAGGGATTCGACCCCGCGCGCGTCGAGCCGCCGGAGCTCGAGCGGAAGCTCGGGGGCGGCGGGAACAAGCGCGGGTGGGGACTGAAGTTCATCCAGAGCCTCATGGACGAGGTCGAGATCCGCTCGACCGCGAACGGGACGACGATCGTGATGCGGAAGTACAAATGA